The following coding sequences are from one Cenarchaeum symbiosum A window:
- a CDS encoding queuine tRNA-ribosyltransferase containing PUA domain (COG1549): MENREKLLRTLDALFGRGTSRNVPGGLEFVLSRKNGRIRTVNHGGRLLCTLRTDGGLAITPHFAQMLLKGKNFKESCVEIDAASRPFVEEGRSVFCAHVVWCGKNVRIASDAPVLFDGRVVAVGKAVLPAGMITSMERGVAVKVRDSLKGQQAGDEMP, encoded by the coding sequence GTGGAGAACAGGGAGAAGCTGCTGCGCACGCTCGACGCGCTCTTTGGCAGGGGGACCTCGAGGAACGTGCCGGGGGGGCTTGAGTTTGTCCTGTCAAGAAAGAACGGTAGGATCAGGACCGTCAACCATGGAGGGAGGCTGCTCTGCACGCTCAGGACCGACGGCGGCCTTGCCATCACCCCGCACTTTGCACAGATGCTGCTGAAAGGGAAAAACTTCAAGGAGAGCTGCGTGGAGATAGACGCCGCATCGAGGCCGTTTGTAGAGGAGGGCAGGTCGGTGTTTTGCGCCCATGTGGTGTGGTGCGGCAAGAACGTCAGGATCGCGTCGGACGCGCCGGTGCTGTTTGACGGCAGGGTGGTGGCGGTTGGAAAGGCCGTGCTGCCAGCGGGAATGATCACCTCGATGGAGAGGGGGGTGGCGGTCAAGGTCAGGGATAGTTTAAAAGGTCAGCAGGCCGGGGATGAGATGCCTTGA
- a CDS encoding transcription factor (homologous to NACalpha-BTF3~COG1308): MRGGNRNMRRMMDRMGLDMNDIKDVREVVIKTNEKEIIITKPQVSEMKGKDGSVFTVTGGDYEEKELEVPIFSDDDIDLICEQTGVERERAIEALGEAKGDLAQAIMLLTDN; this comes from the coding sequence ATGCGCGGGGGAAACCGGAACATGAGGAGGATGATGGACCGGATGGGCCTCGACATGAACGATATCAAGGACGTCCGGGAGGTGGTCATAAAGACCAATGAAAAGGAGATCATCATTACAAAGCCCCAGGTCAGCGAGATGAAGGGCAAGGACGGATCGGTCTTTACGGTCACCGGGGGCGACTATGAGGAGAAGGAGCTCGAGGTGCCGATATTCTCCGATGACGACATAGACCTGATCTGCGAACAGACGGGCGTGGAGAGGGAGCGTGCGATAGAGGCGCTCGGCGAGGCCAAGGGCGATCTGGCACAGGCGATAATGCTGCTCACCGATAATTGA
- a CDS encoding phosphate uptake regulator (COG0704), producing MSEKEETRKIQFTGNSSYIVSLPKRWVTDLGLRRGDQIRITRNSSTLQIFPPQVREGGAPKEDATIEIRADEDPQPTVRRLISLYFLGFRTIHVVPKEGWLRPEQRASIKEAVRRMLMGTEIISDSRNGMTLQVLVSLLELTVDGAFKRMIHLAKMMLSDAIAAVERENLALAREVIDTDDEVDRFGFYIIRQLKMAIQNEHMLKEVGFRDARSCLGYRLVVKSIERTGDHASLIARDLLEYGGVGGPTMSKIKEMSQFAVSLLDDACLSLFTEDYEQAEKTIKSSEEISAYETRVMETTKKTGEPGVYRIRRTTENIRRIAEYASDIAEIVLNMTIEKTLKKA from the coding sequence ATGAGCGAAAAAGAGGAGACCCGCAAGATTCAGTTTACAGGCAACTCCTCCTATATTGTGTCGCTGCCAAAGCGCTGGGTGACCGATCTGGGCCTGAGGCGGGGCGATCAGATCAGAATTACCCGGAACTCGTCAACCCTGCAGATCTTTCCGCCCCAGGTCAGGGAGGGCGGCGCCCCCAAGGAGGACGCGACAATCGAGATAAGGGCGGACGAGGATCCCCAGCCTACAGTCAGAAGGCTCATCTCGCTGTACTTTCTGGGCTTTAGGACCATCCACGTGGTGCCGAAAGAGGGGTGGCTCAGGCCCGAGCAGCGGGCCTCGATAAAGGAGGCCGTCCGGCGGATGCTCATGGGGACCGAGATCATCTCTGATTCGCGCAACGGGATGACCTTGCAGGTGCTAGTCAGCCTGCTGGAGCTGACGGTCGACGGCGCATTCAAGCGGATGATCCATCTTGCAAAGATGATGCTATCTGACGCGATAGCGGCCGTAGAGCGGGAGAACCTTGCACTCGCCCGGGAGGTGATAGACACAGACGACGAGGTCGACAGGTTTGGATTTTACATAATAAGGCAGCTCAAGATGGCCATACAGAACGAGCACATGCTCAAGGAGGTCGGGTTCCGCGACGCCCGGAGCTGCCTCGGATACAGGCTGGTGGTCAAGAGCATAGAGAGGACCGGCGACCATGCGTCCCTTATCGCCCGGGACCTGCTGGAGTACGGCGGGGTCGGGGGCCCCACCATGTCCAAGATCAAGGAGATGAGCCAGTTTGCAGTCTCCCTGCTTGATGATGCGTGCCTCTCGCTGTTCACAGAAGACTATGAGCAGGCGGAGAAGACGATCAAATCATCCGAGGAGATCTCTGCATACGAGACTAGGGTCATGGAGACTACCAAGAAGACGGGGGAGCCCGGGGTGTACAGGATAAGGAGGACCACCGAGAACATACGCCGGATAGCAGAGTATGCCAGTGACATAGCGGAGATCGTGCTTAACATGACCATAGAAAAGACCCTCAAGAAGGCATAG